A portion of the Avibacterium sp. 20-132 genome contains these proteins:
- the rpmB gene encoding 50S ribosomal protein L28, with product MSRVCQVTGKRPAVGNNRSHAMNATRRRFLPNLHTHRFWVESEKRFVTLRLTAKGMRIIDKKGIDAVLAEIRARGEKI from the coding sequence ATGTCTAGAGTCTGTCAAGTAACAGGCAAGCGTCCAGCAGTTGGTAACAACCGCTCACACGCAATGAATGCGACACGTCGTCGTTTTCTTCCTAACTTACACACTCACCGTTTCTGGGTTGAGTCTGAAAAACGTTTCGTAACTTTACGCTTAACAGCAAAAGGTATGCGTATTATTGATAAAAAAGGCATTGATGCAGTGTTAGCTGAAATCCGTGCTCGTGGCGAGAAAATCTAA
- the rpmG gene encoding 50S ribosomal protein L33: MAAKGAREKIRLVSTAETGHFYTTTKNKRNMPEKMEIKKFDPVVRKHVIYKEAKIK, encoded by the coding sequence ATGGCAGCTAAAGGTGCTCGTGAAAAAATCCGTTTAGTTTCAACAGCTGAAACCGGTCATTTCTACACAACAACCAAAAATAAACGTAATATGCCAGAAAAAATGGAGATCAAAAAATTTGATCCTGTTGTGCGTAAACACGTTATTTATAAAGAAGCAAAAATCAAATAA